A single region of the Bacillus cereus genome encodes:
- a CDS encoding amino acid ABC transporter permease — MDFQGAITGDHILFLLKGLLITLEVALVAIVLSFIIGSVIGTLRYAKIPVISQILGFIVEVIRNLPLLLIIFFTYFALPEAGLKLEIITAAIVALTIFEAAMISEIVRSGLLSIERGQIEAARSSGLTYVQTLWHIILPQALRRMVPPLVSQFISLLKDTSLAVVISLPELMHNAQIISGQNVNYMIPTFILAACMYFVVNYGLSILSRRLEIR, encoded by the coding sequence ATGGATTTTCAAGGTGCTATTACAGGAGATCATATACTCTTTTTATTAAAAGGATTGCTTATCACGCTAGAAGTCGCTCTTGTAGCGATTGTACTTAGTTTTATTATCGGTAGTGTAATAGGAACGTTGCGCTATGCAAAAATACCCGTCATCTCACAAATACTAGGCTTTATCGTTGAAGTTATTCGGAATTTACCACTTCTTTTAATTATATTTTTCACGTATTTTGCACTTCCAGAGGCAGGTTTGAAGTTAGAAATTATAACAGCCGCAATTGTTGCTTTAACGATATTTGAAGCAGCGATGATATCTGAAATTGTTAGAAGTGGCTTATTATCTATCGAAAGAGGACAAATTGAAGCGGCGCGCTCTTCAGGATTAACATATGTCCAGACGCTTTGGCACATTATTTTACCGCAAGCACTTAGAAGAATGGTTCCTCCGCTTGTTAGTCAATTTATTTCATTGTTAAAGGATACGTCATTAGCGGTTGTTATATCATTGCCAGAGCTTATGCATAATGCTCAAATTATTAGCGGACAGAACGTAAATTATATGATTCCAACATTTATACTAGCAGCTTGTATGTATTTCGTTGTAAATTACGGTTTATCAATTTTATCTAGAAGATTAGAAATACGTTAA
- a CDS encoding amino acid ABC transporter permease, with product MPDFSILTNNIDMYLEGFKYTVMSSVVALIGSFVLGIVMAVMRISPIRILNWIGSAYVEFVRNIPLVLIAFIFYFALPVIGITFNGFVAGTVALTVYTAAFIAEVIRAGILSVAKGQMEAARSSGLTYTQAMYYVVLPQAMKIVIPPLGNQFLNLVKNSSILGIIAGTDLMYQGDLISTKTFVTFDVYIFVGMFYLILTIPLSMLVRYLERRLAKEGV from the coding sequence GTGCCTGATTTTTCTATTTTGACGAATAATATTGATATGTATTTAGAAGGATTTAAATATACGGTGATGTCTAGTGTAGTTGCGCTAATAGGAAGTTTTGTTTTAGGAATTGTTATGGCAGTGATGCGAATTTCACCTATTCGTATTTTGAATTGGATTGGCTCTGCCTATGTAGAGTTTGTTAGAAATATTCCACTCGTATTAATTGCATTCATTTTCTATTTTGCTTTGCCTGTAATAGGAATTACTTTCAACGGTTTTGTAGCAGGGACAGTTGCGCTTACAGTTTATACAGCGGCTTTTATTGCGGAAGTAATTCGTGCTGGTATTTTATCAGTCGCGAAAGGTCAAATGGAAGCAGCACGTTCTTCAGGATTAACTTATACGCAAGCGATGTATTATGTCGTCTTACCTCAAGCGATGAAAATCGTCATTCCTCCTCTAGGAAATCAATTTCTCAATTTAGTAAAAAACTCTTCAATACTCGGAATTATTGCTGGAACGGATTTAATGTATCAAGGAGACTTAATTTCAACGAAGACATTCGTTACGTTTGATGTATATATATTTGTCGGGATGTTTTATTTAATATTAACAATTCCGCTAAGTATGCTAGTGCGTTATTTAGAAAGACGCTTGGCAAAGGAGGGGGTGTAG
- a CDS encoding OsmC family protein, which produces MKIKIKHDDIEADLSYGPLAIGKENGYSPLQLLISSIAGCSAIVFRTILEKKRITYDTFTIETEIGRSEALSKPVESVHLHYKIKAQNITEEQLDKALQLAVKNCTIVQSVKDSIKVTETIELVK; this is translated from the coding sequence ATGAAAATAAAAATTAAGCATGATGATATAGAGGCAGATTTATCGTATGGTCCATTAGCGATTGGAAAAGAAAACGGGTATTCACCGTTACAATTACTCATTTCTTCTATCGCAGGATGTAGTGCAATTGTCTTCCGAACAATTTTAGAAAAGAAACGTATTACATACGATACGTTTACAATTGAAACTGAAATTGGGAGAAGTGAAGCTTTATCAAAACCAGTTGAAAGTGTTCATTTGCACTATAAAATTAAAGCGCAAAATATTACAGAAGAGCAGTTGGACAAGGCGCTGCAGCTTGCAGTGAAGAATTGCACGATTGTTCAATCTGTAAAAGATAGTATAAAAGTTACGGAAACAATTGAATTAGTAAAGTGA
- a CDS encoding amino acid permease — translation MQQTTNDKLHRTMKSRHLFMIALGGVIGTGFFLGSGYTINQAGPGGAILSYLVGGFIMYLTMLCLGELTVAMPVSGSFQKYATKFIGPGTGFMIGWLYWIGWAVTVGLELTSIGLMMKRWFPNVDVWVWCLVFGVILYASNAISAKSYAELEFWFSSIKVVTIIAFILLGGSALLGFLPYDGKEAAPLFSNFVSDGGLFPNGLAAVLLTMITVNFSFQGTELIGIAAGESQNPEKTIPRAIRNTVWRIMIFFILTMTILVGLISWKEAGVIESPFVVVFDKIGIPYAADIMNFVIITALLSVANSGLYAATRILWSLANEGMAPTSFKKVNKRGIPITALVVTIAVAALSLLTSFLAEDTVYMYLLSIAGLSAVSSWIIIALSQLRFRSQYIKGGGKLEDLKYRTPLYPIVPILALITNSIVVISLAFIPEQRMALYCGIPFIIFCYIYYYMSKKRKKPMKVEMETKYENKN, via the coding sequence ATGCAGCAAACAACGAATGATAAATTACATCGTACGATGAAGAGTAGACATTTATTTATGATCGCACTAGGTGGTGTAATCGGGACAGGTTTTTTCCTAGGTTCAGGATACACTATTAATCAAGCTGGACCAGGGGGAGCCATCCTTTCATATTTAGTGGGCGGATTTATTATGTATTTAACAATGCTTTGTCTTGGAGAGCTAACGGTAGCGATGCCAGTTTCAGGATCTTTCCAAAAGTATGCGACGAAGTTTATTGGACCAGGAACTGGGTTTATGATCGGCTGGCTATACTGGATTGGATGGGCGGTAACAGTAGGATTAGAATTAACATCGATCGGTTTAATGATGAAAAGATGGTTTCCGAATGTTGATGTTTGGGTATGGTGTCTCGTATTCGGGGTTATTTTATATGCTTCAAACGCTATTTCAGCGAAAAGTTATGCTGAATTAGAGTTTTGGTTCTCTAGTATTAAAGTAGTTACAATTATTGCATTCATTCTACTTGGTGGTAGCGCATTACTAGGATTTTTACCATACGACGGAAAAGAAGCAGCACCTCTTTTCTCTAACTTTGTAAGTGATGGTGGGCTATTCCCAAATGGACTAGCCGCAGTGCTTCTTACGATGATTACAGTTAACTTTTCATTCCAAGGAACAGAGTTAATCGGGATTGCAGCAGGAGAGAGTCAGAATCCTGAAAAAACAATTCCACGTGCAATTCGTAATACAGTATGGCGTATTATGATATTCTTCATCTTAACAATGACAATTTTAGTAGGATTAATTTCTTGGAAAGAAGCAGGAGTAATTGAAAGTCCATTCGTAGTTGTATTTGATAAAATCGGTATTCCATATGCAGCTGATATTATGAACTTCGTTATTATCACTGCTTTATTATCTGTAGCGAACTCAGGATTATATGCAGCAACGCGTATACTATGGTCACTTGCAAATGAAGGAATGGCACCAACTTCTTTCAAGAAAGTAAATAAACGTGGTATTCCAATTACAGCGTTAGTCGTAACGATTGCTGTTGCGGCGTTATCTTTATTAACAAGCTTCCTTGCAGAAGATACAGTATATATGTACTTATTATCTATAGCTGGCTTATCGGCTGTTTCAAGTTGGATCATTATTGCTTTATCGCAACTTCGCTTTAGAAGTCAGTATATAAAAGGCGGAGGAAAATTAGAGGACTTAAAGTATAGAACACCACTATACCCGATTGTTCCGATTTTAGCTTTAATTACAAATAGTATCGTTGTTATTAGTTTAGCGTTTATTCCAGAACAACGAATGGCTTTATATTGTGGTATTCCATTTATCATTTTCTGCTATATATATTATTATATGAGTAAGAAACGGAAGAAACCGATGAAAGTGGAGATGGAAACGAAGTATGAAAATAAAAATTAA
- the glnH gene encoding glutamine ABC transporter substrate-binding protein GlnH has product MLKMKKLFTLIVFSCLFVLIVAGCGGKKDEAKETNTKQGGAVEQIKKRGKLVVGVKNDTNLFGLKNPSTGQVEGFDIDIAKALAKKILGDEKKLELKEVTSKTRIPMLKNGDIDAIIATMTITEERKKEVDFSDVYFKAGQSLLVKKGSNIKSIDDVKQGIKVLAVKGSTSTNNIRQKSPEATVLEFENYSEAFTALKAGKGDVLTTDNAILYGMAKQDSNYEVVGKIFTDEPYGIAVQKGADDLTKEINNLLKDMKASGEYDKLYEKWIGQKQEK; this is encoded by the coding sequence ATGCTTAAGATGAAAAAGTTGTTTACCCTAATCGTATTCTCATGTTTATTCGTGCTTATTGTTGCTGGATGCGGAGGTAAAAAAGACGAGGCGAAAGAAACGAATACGAAGCAAGGCGGAGCTGTTGAACAAATTAAGAAGCGCGGAAAGTTAGTAGTTGGGGTGAAGAATGATACGAATTTATTTGGATTGAAAAACCCTTCAACAGGGCAGGTAGAAGGATTTGATATTGATATCGCGAAGGCGCTTGCGAAAAAAATTCTTGGTGATGAAAAGAAATTAGAGCTGAAAGAAGTAACATCTAAAACACGTATTCCAATGCTGAAAAATGGTGATATTGATGCCATTATTGCGACAATGACAATTACGGAAGAGCGTAAAAAAGAAGTGGATTTTTCAGATGTATATTTTAAAGCGGGGCAATCGTTACTTGTGAAAAAAGGAAGCAATATTAAAAGTATTGATGATGTAAAACAAGGCATTAAAGTATTGGCTGTAAAAGGCTCAACGTCTACAAATAACATTCGTCAAAAATCACCAGAAGCAACAGTATTAGAATTTGAAAATTACAGTGAAGCATTTACAGCGTTAAAAGCAGGTAAAGGCGATGTTTTAACGACAGATAATGCGATTCTTTACGGAATGGCAAAACAAGATTCTAATTATGAAGTTGTAGGCAAAATTTTCACGGATGAACCGTATGGAATTGCAGTACAAAAAGGCGCAGACGATTTAACGAAAGAGATTAATAACTTACTAAAAGATATGAAGGCGAGTGGAGAGTACGACAAATTATATGAAAAATGGATCGGTCAAAAACAAGAGAAGTAA